One Epidermidibacterium keratini DNA segment encodes these proteins:
- a CDS encoding monovalent cation/H+ antiporter complex subunit F codes for MNVVYLIAIGLLVAAAAMALYRMSIGPTNLDRVGANDVLVSVVIGGVAVTIVYTDGQGALPILLVLSLVGFVGSLAVARFMATRGRR; via the coding sequence ATGAACGTCGTCTACCTGATCGCGATCGGGCTGCTCGTCGCCGCGGCGGCGATGGCGCTCTACCGGATGTCGATCGGCCCCACCAACCTCGACCGGGTCGGCGCCAACGACGTACTCGTCTCGGTGGTGATCGGCGGCGTCGCCGTCACGATCGTCTACACCGACGGTCAGGGCGCGCTGCCGATCCTGCTGGTGCTCTCGCTGGTCGGCTTCGTCGGCTCACTCGCGGTCGCGCGCTTTATGGCGACCCGGGGACGGCGGTAG
- a CDS encoding Na+/H+ antiporter subunit E yields MIGRGAITRTRLQRGGFQPRAIIAVALLWTVLWDSITWGNVVNGLLIGLVITTVLPLPSVPYDGRIHPLRFLALLVLFFRDLVVASFQLSWLAVRPKVAETGSIIEVKMRVHSDLYLTLLAVMISLVPGSTVVEARRTAGVLYVHELGVHTREQADQARADVLAVERRLVRAIGSKEEIAMVDGEGTREREKS; encoded by the coding sequence GTGATCGGGCGCGGCGCGATCACCCGCACCAGGTTGCAGCGCGGCGGCTTCCAGCCGCGCGCGATCATCGCGGTCGCCCTGCTGTGGACGGTGCTGTGGGACAGCATCACCTGGGGCAACGTCGTCAACGGCCTCTTGATCGGGCTGGTCATCACCACGGTGCTGCCGCTGCCGTCCGTCCCCTACGACGGGCGGATCCATCCGCTGCGGTTCCTCGCGTTGCTTGTGCTGTTCTTCCGCGACCTCGTCGTCGCGTCCTTCCAGCTCAGCTGGCTGGCGGTGCGCCCGAAGGTCGCCGAGACCGGGTCGATCATCGAGGTCAAGATGCGGGTGCATTCGGACCTATATCTGACGTTGTTGGCCGTGATGATCTCGCTGGTGCCGGGATCGACGGTCGTGGAGGCGCGGCGTACCGCCGGAGTGCTCTACGTGCACGAGCTCGGCGTGCACACCCGCGAGCAGGCCGACCAGGCCCGCGCCGACGTACTCGCCGTCGAGCGTCGCCTCGTGCGTGCAATCGGCTCCAAGGAGGAGATCGCCATGGTGGACGGCGAGGGCACACGGGAGCGTGAGAAGTCATGA
- a CDS encoding Na+/H+ antiporter subunit A, with translation MLWLLLLHFAAAVVSPLLCRAMGRNVFWGLAAVPGISFAWLIAQGSKVIDGRAVSETYEWVPSIGLSLDFRITSLQWILALLVTGVGTLVLIYCASYFKRDDKSLWRFSAVFTMFAGAMLGLVLSDNLLLMYVFWELTTVFSYLLVGHNPVRSANRRAAMQALLVTTFGGLAMLAGIVAIGQQSSYRISELLADPPPASMLTTAGVILMLVGALTKSAQIPFHFWLPGAMAAPTPVSAYLHAAAMVKAGIYLVALLAPIFADVPGWRWITIGLGGLTMLVGGWRALRQKDIKLLLAYGTVSQLGFLTAIAGIGTYAAGLAAVTLVVSHALFKSALFLSVGVIDRQTGTRDLTKLTGLARRMPVLCVGATLAAASMAGLPPLVGFVAKEASLTGVEESGVLGQGGQIALLAVIVVGSALTVAYSARFVWGAFASKPGVPEVELTRPRAAFVASPLILATASLVAGFAGSWLTTLITPYAATMPGETPPTLGLWHGFTLGLGLSAIAIATGFALFFARSRVARVQGRVPALVDGERTYNLFMRGLDRAAVEATALTQRGSLPIYVATIMIVVVAFPGAVALSEVAGVSVRLWDSPVQAAIGLLVIVAAFVAVRSLNRLQAVILVGATGLGTALLFLIHGAPDLALTQIVVETVSLVIFVLVLRQLPSRFRPQRLAVGRYVRLAVAVAVGVAVVAISLVTTSARVAEPVSTGIPDAAYDFGYGKNVVNVILVDVRAWDTFGEVAVLVVAATGIASLIFVRTRNTDLTRIERGPASDETSRAWLVGVRNLRPERRSVIFEVVTRLVFHAMIALSLYLLFVGHNLPGGGFAGGLVAGIALLVRYLAGGRYELDAAAPVDAGLVLGLGLFIAAATAIAPAFFGGDVFQSYVFEFWMPIWGDVKLVTTLFFDIGVYLIVVGLMLDIGRSLGSGIDRQIEEATEGAR, from the coding sequence GTGCTCTGGTTGCTGCTGCTGCATTTCGCGGCAGCAGTGGTTTCGCCCCTGCTGTGCCGGGCGATGGGGCGCAACGTCTTCTGGGGTCTGGCCGCAGTGCCGGGCATCTCCTTCGCCTGGCTGATCGCTCAGGGCAGCAAAGTCATCGACGGCCGCGCGGTGAGCGAGACCTACGAGTGGGTCCCCTCGATCGGGCTCTCGCTGGACTTCCGCATCACCAGCCTGCAATGGATTCTCGCGCTGCTGGTGACCGGTGTCGGGACACTGGTCCTCATCTACTGCGCCAGCTACTTCAAGCGCGACGACAAATCGCTGTGGCGCTTTTCGGCCGTCTTCACCATGTTCGCCGGCGCGATGCTCGGGCTCGTCCTCAGCGACAATCTGCTGCTGATGTACGTGTTCTGGGAGCTGACGACGGTCTTCTCCTACCTGCTGGTCGGCCACAACCCGGTCCGTTCGGCCAACCGTCGCGCCGCCATGCAGGCGCTGCTGGTCACCACGTTCGGTGGACTGGCAATGCTCGCCGGGATCGTCGCGATCGGTCAGCAAAGCTCCTACCGGATAAGCGAACTGCTCGCCGATCCGCCGCCCGCCTCGATGCTCACCACGGCCGGCGTCATCCTCATGCTCGTCGGCGCACTCACCAAGTCCGCCCAGATTCCCTTCCATTTCTGGCTTCCTGGCGCCATGGCCGCGCCGACCCCGGTCAGCGCCTACCTCCACGCGGCGGCGATGGTCAAGGCCGGCATCTACCTCGTCGCCCTCCTCGCGCCGATCTTCGCCGACGTTCCCGGATGGCGATGGATCACCATCGGGCTCGGCGGCCTGACGATGCTGGTCGGCGGCTGGCGAGCGCTGCGCCAAAAAGACATCAAGCTGCTGCTCGCCTACGGCACGGTGAGCCAACTCGGCTTCCTCACCGCGATCGCCGGGATCGGCACGTACGCCGCCGGCTTGGCGGCAGTCACGCTCGTCGTCTCGCACGCGCTGTTTAAGTCCGCACTGTTTCTCAGCGTCGGCGTCATCGACCGTCAGACCGGCACGCGCGACCTCACCAAGCTGACCGGTCTCGCCCGCCGGATGCCGGTGCTGTGCGTCGGTGCCACCCTCGCGGCCGCGTCGATGGCCGGACTCCCACCACTCGTCGGATTCGTCGCCAAGGAGGCATCGCTGACCGGCGTCGAGGAGTCCGGCGTACTCGGCCAGGGCGGCCAGATCGCTTTGCTGGCAGTGATTGTCGTCGGTTCAGCGTTGACCGTTGCCTACTCGGCCCGCTTCGTGTGGGGCGCGTTCGCCAGCAAGCCCGGCGTTCCCGAGGTCGAGCTGACCCGCCCCCGCGCAGCCTTCGTCGCCTCCCCGCTCATCCTGGCGACCGCGTCGCTCGTCGCCGGGTTCGCCGGCAGCTGGCTCACCACGCTCATCACGCCGTACGCCGCCACCATGCCGGGAGAGACGCCACCGACGCTCGGGCTGTGGCACGGCTTCACCCTGGGACTTGGCCTCTCAGCGATCGCCATCGCTACGGGGTTCGCGCTGTTTTTCGCGCGTTCGCGCGTCGCCCGCGTCCAGGGCCGCGTGCCCGCGCTGGTCGACGGCGAACGCACCTACAACCTCTTCATGCGCGGCCTCGACCGCGCTGCCGTCGAGGCGACGGCGCTGACGCAACGAGGATCGCTGCCGATCTACGTCGCAACCATCATGATCGTCGTCGTCGCCTTCCCCGGCGCCGTCGCGCTTTCGGAGGTCGCCGGGGTCTCGGTGCGGCTGTGGGACTCTCCGGTGCAGGCCGCGATCGGCCTCCTCGTCATCGTGGCCGCCTTCGTCGCGGTTCGCTCGCTGAACCGGCTGCAGGCGGTCATCCTGGTGGGCGCGACCGGACTCGGCACCGCTCTGCTCTTTTTGATCCACGGGGCGCCGGATCTTGCCCTCACCCAGATCGTCGTCGAGACCGTCTCGCTGGTGATCTTCGTCCTCGTGCTGCGCCAGCTGCCGTCGCGCTTCCGGCCCCAGCGGCTCGCGGTGGGCCGCTACGTGCGCCTGGCAGTCGCCGTGGCGGTCGGCGTCGCGGTCGTCGCCATCTCCTTGGTCACCACCTCGGCTCGCGTCGCCGAACCGGTCTCGACCGGCATCCCCGATGCGGCATACGACTTCGGCTACGGCAAGAACGTCGTCAACGTCATCCTCGTCGACGTCCGCGCGTGGGACACCTTCGGCGAAGTCGCGGTACTGGTCGTCGCGGCCACCGGCATCGCCAGCCTCATCTTCGTGCGAACCCGCAACACCGACCTGACCCGAATCGAGCGTGGCCCCGCGTCCGACGAGACGTCGCGAGCCTGGCTGGTCGGCGTACGCAACCTGCGCCCCGAGCGCCGCTCGGTGATCTTCGAGGTCGTCACGCGGCTGGTCTTCCACGCGATGATCGCGCTCTCGCTCTATCTGCTCTTCGTCGGACACAACCTGCCCGGCGGCGGGTTCGCCGGCGGTCTGGTCGCCGGGATCGCCTTGCTGGTGCGATATCTGGCCGGAGGCCGCTACGAGCTCGACGCGGCCGCGCCGGTCGACGCCGGGCTCGTGCTCGGGCTCGGGCTCTTCATCGCTGCAGCCACGGCGATCGCGCCGGCGTTCTTCGGCGGCGACGTATTCCAGTCCTACGTCTTCGAGTTCTGGATGCCGATCTGGGGCGACGTCAAGCTCGTCACCACGCTGTTCTTCGACATCGGCGTCTATCTGATCGTCGTCGGACTCATGCTCGACATCGGCCGCAGCCTCGGCTCCGGCATCGACCGCCAGATCGAGGAAGCGACGGAGGGAGCCCGATGA
- a CDS encoding YbaB/EbfC family nucleoid-associated protein — translation MEPTSGNLPEMPGQMPDMSAILEQAQKMQEDLAKAQQELAEAQVEGSAGGELVKVTMTGTGEVTAVNLDAKAVDPEDVESLQDLIVAAFRDAARKSNELTQQKMGGVTGGLGGLGGGLGL, via the coding sequence ATGGAGCCGACCAGCGGCAACCTGCCCGAGATGCCTGGCCAGATGCCCGATATGTCTGCGATCTTGGAGCAGGCACAGAAGATGCAAGAGGACCTGGCGAAGGCTCAGCAGGAGCTGGCCGAGGCGCAGGTCGAAGGCAGCGCCGGCGGCGAGCTGGTCAAGGTCACGATGACCGGCACCGGCGAGGTGACCGCGGTCAACCTCGACGCCAAGGCGGTCGACCCGGAGGATGTCGAGTCGCTGCAGGACCTCATCGTCGCGGCGTTCCGCGATGCCGCGCGCAAGTCCAACGAGCTGACGCAGCAGAAGATGGGCGGCGTGACCGGCGGTCTCGGTGGGCTCGGTGGCGGGCTTGGCCTCTAG
- a CDS encoding acyl-CoA dehydrogenase family protein, protein MSIRDEVREWLAGNWNPGMDRSEFRQQALGSGWLVPTWSERWFGKDLNAADAEVVGEEFERVGAPARADRNHLHARVIYELGSDELREQYLRDLLTDRVEGCLLYSEPGAGSDLASARTSAVREGDQWRVNGQKVWTSHAREADYGLLVARTNADKPKHTGITFFVLPMKQPGVEVRPITQITGDQHFNEVFLTDALVDDANRLGDVDAGWQTLMIALGYERLVMGARGVGSRASDPTYVGTGDDLIALAREHGVLDDSATAQSLADIYAARTAARLNAARYADEGRGLDPAAMSLGKLSMSAILHGTARVRRDIIGAATLLDERSDPPGEAEIANFFTLDAYFTSIGGGTDQIQRNILAERVLGLPKEADPSKSIPFREVPQ, encoded by the coding sequence ATGAGCATCCGCGATGAGGTGCGGGAGTGGCTGGCCGGCAACTGGAATCCTGGGATGGACCGCAGCGAGTTCCGGCAGCAGGCGCTTGGGTCCGGCTGGCTCGTGCCGACCTGGAGCGAGCGATGGTTCGGCAAGGACCTCAACGCGGCCGATGCCGAGGTCGTGGGCGAGGAGTTCGAGCGGGTCGGCGCGCCGGCTCGCGCTGACCGAAACCACCTGCACGCCAGGGTGATCTATGAGCTTGGATCCGACGAGCTGCGCGAGCAGTACCTCCGTGACCTGCTCACCGACCGCGTCGAGGGCTGCCTGCTCTATAGCGAGCCGGGTGCCGGATCAGACCTCGCCAGCGCGCGCACCTCCGCCGTGCGCGAGGGCGACCAGTGGCGGGTCAACGGCCAGAAGGTGTGGACCTCGCACGCGCGCGAGGCCGACTACGGGCTGCTCGTGGCGCGCACCAACGCAGACAAGCCCAAGCACACCGGCATCACGTTTTTCGTGCTGCCGATGAAACAGCCCGGTGTCGAGGTCCGCCCGATCACCCAGATCACCGGCGACCAGCACTTCAACGAGGTCTTCCTGACCGACGCGCTCGTCGACGACGCCAACCGGCTTGGTGACGTCGATGCCGGGTGGCAGACGCTGATGATCGCGCTCGGCTACGAGCGGCTCGTGATGGGGGCGCGCGGCGTCGGCTCTCGCGCCTCCGATCCCACCTACGTCGGCACCGGCGACGACCTGATCGCACTCGCCCGCGAGCACGGCGTACTCGACGACTCGGCGACCGCGCAGTCGCTCGCCGACATCTACGCGGCACGTACGGCGGCCCGGCTCAACGCCGCGCGGTACGCCGACGAGGGGCGTGGCCTCGACCCGGCAGCGATGTCGCTTGGCAAGCTGTCGATGTCGGCGATCCTGCACGGCACAGCGCGAGTACGCCGCGACATCATCGGTGCCGCAACGCTTCTTGATGAGCGCAGTGACCCGCCGGGCGAGGCAGAGATCGCCAACTTCTTCACCCTCGATGCCTACTTCACCTCGATCGGTGGCGGGACCGACCAGATCCAGCGCAACATCCTTGCCGAGCGGGTCCTGGGCCTGCCGAAGGAAGCCGATCCATCGAAGTCGATCCCCTTCCGCGAGGTCCCCCAGTAG
- a CDS encoding Na+/H+ antiporter subunit D has product MNATWLIPLPVLLPLIGAALTLVVRRSVPAQRIISIGALSASTAVNAVLVAITDQHGPQTIWLGSWDGLGIALVADRLSALMLLVSSIVTLLVLIFSIGQGIADSDRNTPLSIYFPTFLVLSAGVANAFLAGDLFNLFVGFEILLFASYVLLTLGGTAARIQAGTSYIVVSLVSSLLFLVGIAAAYGATGTVNFAQLAQRLGDISPGASLTIQLLLLTAFGIKAAVFPMSAWLPNSYPTAPAPVTAVFAGLLTKVGVYAIIRTQTLLFGDSQLYGLLMWVALLTMVVGILGAVAQSGIKRMLSFTLISHIGYMIFGVALATEAGLSGATFYVVHHITIQTALFLVTGLIERVGGSTSLDRLGGLALVSPVLGVLFFLPAMNLGGIPPLSGFMAKTGLLQAGMAYGGWLAYLLVAGALATSLLTLYAVSKAWSQAFWRTPNEAMLASVTRAPDLDTDRMLGVDDGVADRESSVRVLAPDDVEQDTESTGDKALPFTMVAATAAVILVSLAITVFAGPLYEFTDRAAQDMLLRTPYIESVLPGSTP; this is encoded by the coding sequence GTGAACGCAACCTGGCTGATCCCCCTGCCGGTGCTGCTCCCGCTCATCGGCGCCGCACTGACTCTCGTCGTACGCCGATCTGTGCCCGCGCAGCGCATCATCAGCATCGGGGCGCTGTCTGCCTCGACCGCCGTGAACGCCGTACTCGTCGCGATCACCGACCAGCACGGCCCCCAGACGATCTGGCTCGGAAGCTGGGACGGGCTCGGGATCGCACTCGTCGCCGACCGGCTGTCGGCGTTGATGCTGCTGGTGTCCTCGATCGTGACGCTGCTCGTGCTGATCTTCTCGATCGGCCAGGGCATCGCCGACTCCGACCGCAACACCCCGCTGAGCATCTACTTCCCCACCTTCCTGGTGCTGTCGGCCGGTGTCGCAAACGCCTTCCTGGCAGGCGATCTGTTTAACCTCTTCGTCGGGTTCGAGATCCTGCTCTTTGCCTCCTACGTGCTGCTCACGCTCGGCGGCACTGCCGCACGCATCCAGGCGGGCACGAGCTACATCGTCGTCAGTCTGGTCTCATCGCTGCTGTTCCTCGTCGGCATCGCCGCGGCGTACGGCGCCACGGGGACGGTCAACTTCGCCCAGCTGGCGCAGCGGTTGGGTGACATCAGCCCGGGCGCATCGCTGACGATCCAGCTGCTGCTGCTCACCGCGTTCGGGATCAAGGCGGCGGTCTTCCCCATGTCGGCCTGGCTGCCCAACAGCTATCCGACCGCGCCCGCGCCGGTCACCGCCGTCTTCGCCGGCCTGCTCACCAAGGTCGGCGTCTACGCGATCATCCGCACCCAGACCCTGCTCTTTGGCGACTCGCAGCTCTATGGGCTGCTGATGTGGGTCGCGCTGCTGACCATGGTGGTCGGGATCCTCGGCGCCGTCGCGCAGTCAGGCATCAAGCGCATGCTGTCCTTCACGCTGATCAGCCATATCGGCTACATGATCTTCGGGGTCGCGCTCGCGACCGAGGCAGGTCTGTCCGGTGCCACGTTCTACGTCGTCCACCACATCACCATCCAGACCGCGCTCTTCTTGGTCACCGGACTCATCGAACGCGTCGGCGGTTCGACCTCGCTCGATCGGCTCGGCGGGCTGGCGCTCGTCTCACCCGTGCTCGGCGTCCTCTTCTTCCTCCCGGCGATGAACCTCGGTGGCATCCCACCGTTATCGGGCTTCATGGCCAAGACCGGACTGCTCCAGGCCGGCATGGCGTACGGCGGATGGCTGGCCTACCTGCTCGTTGCCGGCGCACTCGCCACGTCGCTGCTCACCCTCTACGCGGTGTCCAAGGCGTGGAGCCAGGCGTTCTGGCGTACGCCGAACGAGGCGATGCTGGCGTCGGTCACCCGCGCGCCAGATCTCGACACCGACCGGATGCTCGGGGTCGACGACGGTGTGGCCGATCGCGAGTCCAGCGTGCGCGTCCTCGCCCCAGACGATGTGGAGCAGGACACCGAGAGCACCGGCGACAAGGCGCTGCCGTTCACCATGGTGGCCGCTACCGCCGCGGTCATCCTCGTGAGCCTCGCGATCACCGTCTTCGCCGGCCCTCTCTACGAGTTCACCGACCGCGCTGCACAAGACATGCTGCTACGCACGCCATACATCGAGTCCGTGCTTCCCGGGAGTACGCCGTGA
- the recR gene encoding recombination mediator RecR, whose protein sequence is MAFEGAVQDLIDELARLPGVGPKGAQRIAFHLLGVDGEQISELIDALRRVKDEVRFCVTCGNVSEEDVCRICRDPRRSDDVICVVEESKDVAAIERTREFRGRYHVLGGALDPVNGVGPEHLRITELMNRLSNPGVGEVIIATDPNLAGEATATYLIRMLSTLGITVTRLASGLPVGGDLEYADEVTLGRAFAGRRAVS, encoded by the coding sequence ATGGCCTTCGAGGGCGCTGTTCAGGACCTCATCGACGAGCTCGCTCGGTTGCCCGGAGTCGGTCCCAAGGGCGCGCAGCGCATCGCCTTCCACCTACTCGGCGTTGATGGCGAGCAGATCAGCGAGCTCATCGACGCGCTGCGACGAGTCAAGGACGAGGTGCGCTTTTGCGTCACCTGCGGCAATGTCAGCGAAGAAGATGTCTGCCGCATCTGCCGCGACCCGCGCCGCAGCGATGACGTGATCTGTGTCGTCGAGGAGTCGAAGGACGTGGCGGCGATCGAGCGCACTCGGGAGTTCCGCGGGCGCTATCACGTGCTCGGCGGCGCACTCGACCCCGTCAACGGCGTGGGCCCTGAGCACCTGCGGATCACCGAGCTGATGAACCGGCTCAGCAACCCCGGCGTCGGTGAGGTCATCATCGCCACCGATCCCAACCTCGCCGGAGAGGCGACAGCGACCTACCTCATCCGGATGCTCTCTACGCTCGGCATCACGGTCACCCGCCTCGCGAGCGGCCTGCCGGTCGGCGGCGATCTGGAGTACGCCGACGAGGTGACACTGGGCCGCGCGTTCGCCGGACGCCGCGCTGTGAGCTAG
- a CDS encoding GIY-YIG nuclease family protein, which yields MTGYMYILACADGSTYVGSTRSLEKRVWEHNNGFGAAYTKHRLPVTLAYFEEYADIGSAFGREKQVQGWGRVKRRALIEGRYDDLPAAARRRSRPDP from the coding sequence ATGACCGGCTACATGTACATCCTCGCGTGCGCCGACGGTTCGACGTACGTCGGCAGCACTCGCTCCCTTGAGAAGCGCGTGTGGGAGCACAACAATGGGTTCGGTGCGGCGTACACCAAGCATCGACTGCCGGTGACGCTCGCCTACTTCGAGGAGTATGCCGACATCGGGTCGGCCTTCGGACGAGAGAAGCAAGTCCAGGGCTGGGGTCGCGTCAAGCGCCGAGCGCTGATCGAGGGACGGTACGACGACCTGCCCGCCGCGGCCCGGCGACGAAGTCGACCGGATCCGTAG
- a CDS encoding GIY-YIG nuclease family protein — protein sequence MSSREPARASGVRRNHLRGFGAAYTKHRLPVTLAYFEEYADIGSAFGREKQVQGWGRVKRRALIEGRYDDLPAAARRRSRPDP from the coding sequence TTGAGCAGCCGCGAGCCCGCTAGGGCGAGCGGCGTCCGTCGAAACCACCTCCGCGGGTTCGGCGCGGCGTACACCAAGCATCGACTGCCGGTGACGCTCGCCTACTTCGAGGAGTACGCCGACATCGGCTCGGCCTTCGGACGAGAGAAGCAAGTCCAGGGCTGGGGTCGCGTCAAGCGCCGAGCGCTGATCGAGGGACGGTACGACGACCTGCCCGCCGCGGCCCGGCGACGAAGTCGACCGGATCCGTAG
- the mnhG gene encoding monovalent cation/H(+) antiporter subunit G encodes MNWSTVFDVAGAVALLLGALQSFFGALGTVRFSNLFVRMHAAAKPQTLGLLLILVGLALSLRSWAAFGTLLIVGISQALTAPVAAHMVSRSAYRAHVVTPESQEIDELDEALKKADR; translated from the coding sequence ATGAACTGGTCAACGGTGTTCGATGTCGCGGGAGCCGTGGCGCTGCTGCTTGGCGCACTGCAGTCGTTCTTCGGCGCGCTGGGCACGGTGCGCTTCTCCAACCTCTTCGTGCGGATGCATGCCGCAGCCAAGCCGCAGACCCTCGGGCTGCTGCTGATTCTGGTCGGGCTCGCGTTGTCGCTTCGGTCGTGGGCAGCGTTCGGAACGCTGTTGATCGTGGGGATCTCGCAGGCGCTGACCGCACCAGTCGCGGCGCATATGGTCAGCCGCTCGGCGTACCGCGCGCACGTCGTCACGCCGGAGTCGCAGGAGATCGACGAGCTCGACGAAGCTCTGAAGAAGGCCGACCGATAG
- a CDS encoding Na(+)/H(+) antiporter subunit C, translating into MTTYARWITVAEDSAPNITLIIVAAVLAASGTYLLLDRQLVRILLGVVLASNGVGLLFMVASGRAGGSPLVGERPPEEMSDPLPQAMVLTAIVIALATVSYVLALAYRQWQLTGRDDAPDDVEDAIIQRRAERDETSSTYDADTASTTEAEEDPDEVSDEDLVDVQPVSAEGVHRNDDAPGGKP; encoded by the coding sequence ATGACGACCTACGCCCGCTGGATCACCGTGGCCGAGGACTCCGCTCCTAACATCACTCTGATCATCGTCGCCGCCGTGCTTGCCGCGAGCGGCACCTACCTTCTGCTGGATCGCCAGCTGGTCCGCATCCTGCTGGGCGTCGTACTCGCCAGCAACGGCGTGGGGCTGCTGTTCATGGTCGCGAGCGGCCGCGCCGGTGGATCACCACTCGTCGGTGAGCGCCCGCCGGAGGAGATGTCCGATCCCCTGCCGCAGGCGATGGTGCTCACCGCGATCGTGATCGCGTTGGCGACCGTCTCCTACGTGCTCGCCCTGGCCTACCGGCAGTGGCAGCTGACCGGTCGCGACGATGCACCGGACGACGTCGAGGACGCCATCATCCAGCGCCGCGCCGAACGCGACGAGACGTCGTCGACCTATGACGCCGACACCGCCTCGACGACCGAGGCCGAGGAAGATCCCGACGAGGTCAGCGACGAGGACCTCGTCGACGTGCAGCCGGTGAGCGCCGAAGGGGTCCACCGCAACGACGACGCACCAGGGGGTAAGCCGTGA
- a CDS encoding glutaminase yields MQTPVPGYLAELLESCDGDSSGEPAAYIPELARADVSLFGVAVAAPDGVVYAAGDADVPFTIQSISKPFAYALALQDRGCDFILSKVGTEPSGDAFNMISLESGTGRPRNPMINIGAITTHALTGDPSMDPQQRFERVRDGLSAFAGRRLEVDEAVFDSEMSTADRNRSLAFMVRSYGIIDSDPIEAVHGYTRQCSLLVTAKDLAVMGATLANAGVNPLTGERVVDQAVVRQVLSVMLTCGMYDAAGDWVTTVGIPAKSGVAGGILGALPGQVGIGAFSPPLDEFGNSVRGVQVCQRLSGDMGLHLMGAATGGPVTVREVVEATVDGDPITVVRLQGDVHYTQAERSLRVFSEIEPGDSPVAIDVSRTAEFNDVGRRMILEGIRRLGLDGHPVTLVDPDGVLPDPHVGDGPQPTVVQRLALDS; encoded by the coding sequence ATGCAGACCCCCGTCCCCGGTTACCTTGCCGAGCTACTAGAAAGCTGTGACGGCGACTCGTCCGGTGAGCCGGCGGCATACATCCCCGAGCTGGCTCGCGCTGACGTCTCGTTGTTTGGCGTGGCGGTCGCCGCGCCCGACGGTGTGGTCTATGCCGCGGGCGATGCCGACGTACCCTTCACGATCCAGTCGATCTCCAAGCCCTTTGCCTACGCACTTGCCCTGCAGGACAGGGGATGCGACTTCATCTTGAGCAAGGTCGGCACCGAGCCGTCAGGCGACGCGTTCAACATGATCTCGCTCGAGTCGGGCACCGGCCGCCCCCGCAACCCGATGATCAACATCGGCGCGATCACCACGCATGCGCTGACGGGAGATCCGTCGATGGACCCGCAACAGCGCTTTGAGCGGGTACGCGATGGGCTGTCGGCCTTCGCCGGTCGCCGTCTGGAGGTCGACGAGGCGGTCTTCGACTCCGAGATGTCGACCGCCGACCGCAACCGATCGCTGGCGTTCATGGTGCGCAGCTACGGAATCATCGACAGCGATCCGATCGAAGCAGTGCACGGCTACACCAGGCAGTGCTCGCTGTTGGTGACCGCGAAGGATCTCGCGGTCATGGGCGCGACCCTTGCCAATGCTGGCGTTAACCCGCTTACCGGTGAGCGGGTCGTCGACCAGGCGGTGGTCCGGCAGGTGCTGAGCGTGATGCTCACGTGCGGGATGTATGACGCTGCAGGCGACTGGGTGACGACGGTCGGCATTCCGGCCAAGAGCGGCGTCGCGGGCGGGATCCTCGGTGCGCTGCCTGGGCAGGTCGGCATCGGAGCCTTCTCGCCCCCGCTCGATGAGTTCGGCAACAGCGTGCGCGGAGTGCAGGTGTGCCAGCGGCTTTCTGGCGACATGGGGCTGCACCTGATGGGCGCGGCGACGGGTGGCCCGGTCACGGTGCGCGAGGTCGTCGAGGCGACGGTCGACGGCGACCCGATCACCGTCGTACGGCTGCAGGGCGACGTGCACTACACGCAGGCCGAGCGGTCGCTGCGGGTGTTCAGCGAGATTGAGCCGGGCGATTCCCCGGTCGCAATCGACGTCAGCCGCACGGCCGAGTTCAACGACGTGGGACGTCGGATGATCCTCGAAGGCATCCGACGGCTCGGGCTCGACGGCCACCCGGTGACGCTCGTCGACCCGGACGGCGTACTGCCCGACCCGCACGTGGGCGATGGCCCGCAGCCGACGGTCGTGCAACGGCTCGCCCTCGACTCGTAG